In Helicoverpa armigera isolate CAAS_96S chromosome 17, ASM3070526v1, whole genome shotgun sequence, the sequence TTTGTGTATCTCCAATATTATGACAGGGAGCTCTCTACGAGATTCAGTTTTCATAATGGTTTTCTAATCTTTATACGTGCCTATACATTCATTATATCTACAGACCATCTACTTACATAACTATTAATTTTACCGCCAAATCCATACAACGCAAacgtaactacatacatacttttacatacttagtttataaaacacCATGTATAATATCAACGCGGCTGTACCAAAACCTGTAGGCCATGTCAAAGAATACacaccaataaataaaaaatcaaataaaacctaCTTTCGTGAAATAGTTTCGGCATTTAGTCTAGTCATCCATGTCATAGAATACTCTTCTTATAAGTATACCTCATTTCTTGCATtggaatttttgattttttactttttgaaagtGAAATCCTTAATTTTTATAGCAGTATTCAATACTTTAAATTAACTCTTTGACTTGGTAAGTGTTTTGGCTATTACATGAAATAAGATTAGATTTTTTTCGTTATCTATTTTCTTTGATTGTGTCGAAATATAGGTCAGTAATTAAGAAGAAAACTcatttaaataactataaaaccATTCAAAAATTACTGGCCTACATTTCTATAAACAACCTAGTTTAAACGAAACATAAACCGACCTACATACTTAAAATTCTTTTCAGGTTCGaattacaattttcaaaatgaaaactgTTTAAATATCGAACACCTAACTTCACCTAACACTAGTAATATGAAGAACTTCGTACCATTGGTGTTGATCTGCTACATAAGTTTAGTAGCATTCATCCTAATAGATGTTGGGGAGGCTAATGACACAAAGGCGGTTTTACACAGAAATAGGAGATATTTATCGTTCCTGAATATGACTCGGTTTTATGtgagtattaaaattatattgctatGTAAAATTCTAGACTTTTTATGAGGAAAATGTGAAATGGTTTTGGATATAGTTCTAAAAACGAACAAAGTACTGTAATACAATACGAGTATTTCTCAGACTTCATATTTATGATAACCTCCTTATTTTTGCTACTGGACAAAAGCCTAATAAGATACAGAAGAGGCACGAGtattgattttcatttcactCAAGATGGATTAgacattttcagttttttcaagtccaagtttcctcaagatgttttccttaaatgtttgtctgttttcttttacggttaattatttttttctttcagcttAAATTCAACTTCAAAGCGAACATAATCCCGTGGAACCAACTGTTTGCCCAGGCTATAGGGTTCCGTATAAACTGGGACGCTCCTCCGACTACTTTTCGATCTTTTCATAGGATATACCGAAGGGATATTTACGATTTTGTTGAATCGTTGTTGGACAAGTAAGTTTCTTTTCACTGTAAGCTTGACGTCCTAAGCCATATTTGCCGTAAAAAGTGTACTTAGGTGTTAATTTCAacttcacaatattttaattagaacaGTTCATCCAatgtttaaccgacttcccaaaaagttATCATTTCAGATGTTTGCATTTTTGACTGATTAAACATTGACTTGAGACCTTCCTAAACTCCAGACGAAACGTATTTGAGCGTAGTTTTCGGTCAAGGGTACTTCTACATATAAAACTCTGGTATTCAAACTCATAcattaaaacctccttttttcAGAAATGGACTAGACGGCTACCATTGCCTGCGACGTGCCATCTGTGAGATGCAAATGATCTCAGAACCAAATGTTATCTACCACAAACTtctgaaaatagtttttagGTAACATACAatttttgcatattatttactttaaggAGATGTAAATAGAGAGGAGTTTTCTCTCTTACTGAATGTTGACTCAGATTTTTTATGTCACGTGTTGATTTTCAATCCTAATATACCTAAAGTTAAAAGCAaagaaatatgataattttcatGTTCATATGTTAAAAGAAGCATACTTAGACATagaccgtcgtaccacaaaaatatttaaacgcctgttgaatacttgtctaaaaaaaacagattatgacgttgaaataaggttttTCATCCACACTTTTTATTAAGACAAGCGTTTTGTAGTAAAGCTGAGAGTTATTTTACAAcaacatacttttttttttttacctattttatttacattgatgTTTTTCTGTTTTCAGGAAAATGTCTCCAGCAACGGAACGATGGCACAACATTACAGAATCAGACTGCAGTACTTCAATAAATACCTGTCCCTTATCATTGCTAGAAGTTTCACCCTATACCGATCTTGTTTAAGTGTACAAATGTTCATAGATATAAGTGTTGTTGACTTtgttattatagttttaatgAAATCATCGTCTGAATTAAAtagcttttaatatttatagaattgaactttttttaattcacctCCTGTCTACTTCTTTGCCCATCATAACATATCCTATTCGTAGACTTTCAATGAAGGAATGCCTTAGAAAGTAACTGCACATACAATTAATGTTCTTGTCTTGCTGAATTATGGAATACCAAAATACAAACAagcaatgtaaaaataaataatgatagcCAAATGACtgttacataatattcaaattatcaTGAATTATTACATCTTCCAAAACGTAATCCATttgctatttgaaaaataaatctgaaCCTTACGTATTATGTCCAAGTCTTACTTTATTAGATCagtcttactaatattatttgtgCTGAAAAATTAATATAAGCTAAGTTAAGAAAACGCGCTAATATAAGCTACTACGGAACTGATTGAAATgtgatttcagtgttagataaatAACCTATTTATGGTGGAaggttttaaactatttttttgtcACGTACCCACGGGACCTGGGTACAAACGCTGTGCTAGATAAAAAATTCCATGTTTCATGTTAACTTTCCTGATCTCTTCATTAAAGTTAAACACTGCGATTGTTAAAAAGATAATATCACAAGTGTGACTTTACCctaacaatataacaatttgcACATTCTTCAATGCACTCTAAAACAGTAGGAGACTCAACCTACATCTTATGAACTAGTTCATTTGTCCAAACACTATAATTATTGATAAACTATAGATCAAATACAACCTACTTTGACGAAGCCTTGTTGTTTGTAAgtatttctatgtatgtattgtcaCTCTTATTATTCTTATGTCCACACGTGTGTTTGCTTGTGtgcagaaaaagaaaaaagttttttttttattattatttactattaatAATTGAAAGGATTTTAAAATTGAAGTGGAACTTATTAAGCAAAATAATATGTGACGTGTGTGGAGAACCTTTATGTGTGTGTTCTAATGAACGTGAAAAAAATAAGCTACCAATGTAtcataatatttggtttattcaATAATTATCAGCATCCGACcgtaatgttataaaaaaaacaccaatTTTATGTATACAACCAAAGATTGCAACTACTTAAGTAAATGATACTAAGGAAGCTTAATTGAAGGACTAACAAACATTACGtttataatttagtaaaaaataacttaaaatgcATAAGTATATGCAAGTTTGTGTGATTTGCtatgtttgttttgtagtgTTTATACTTATTGATGTAGGTAATGCTAATGATACAACAATTCAAcgtcacagaaggtatctgaGCTTCAAAAATATGTCGCATTTCTTTGTAAGTATTGCTCAATTTAATCACCATTTTATCAGTAATTAGCCTGCCCCGTAATGCATATTTAATTTCTAAGAGGAATGACACAATGGAACCTAATCGTTGTcctacctcatcatcatcatcgtcattctcctgcccttatcccaattttttaATTGGAGTCGgggcagcatgttttcttcttcaatACCTCAATTGTTTGAAATAATCTACTTTTTTTTTGCGTCACACATTAGCTTATTTGATAGTCTTCTTCGTTAAGGTTTCAACTATGGCGGTTTTTCTATGTACTATTTACCACTCTTATTCAATTAACAATAGGTACAGTCGTCATCTGGCTGggcttttcccaaccatgttcgGGTCAGCATCTTACAGTGGCTTTGACCACCCGTaatgactgtcaaagatgttcaaatgacagacaATCAAATGGGTGTGttattaaatgtatgtatgtagtaattATAcagtgttattaaaaaaaatgttatctgattTCAGCTCCGTTTCAACTTCAAAGTTAACATAGTGCCGTGGAACCAGATCTTTGCGCAAGCCCTCGGGTTCCGTATGAACTGGGATGATCCACCGGACACCTTCCATCCTTATAGAAACCATTTCATACATAGAAGGAGTCTTTATAGTCATGCTGAGACTCTTTTGGACAAGTAAGCATAATACTTTTTGTATTACCAAgatgtacatatacatataatattttaattttggtactAGACATACGAAGGTTTGACCTCacgtaatataattataaatatttttttttattgaggttCTGTAACAATGATAACTTACATAAAAGtttcttactaatattttgtACTAGGCGCACATACTTGGTAAGAGCTTcacttaaattaaattgatcaaatattttttcttttcaatatagTACTATGTGTTCACTGTCTTGACCTCTGTCTAAACTAAAATTCTGTGATAGAATAGATGTCCTAAATATTTCTGAATATTGACCTGATTCTTCCATTAAGgtcaataataatgtttgtatgCTTTCGGATTTATAAGTCAGCCAAAAGATCAGCACTAACGAATACAAATAGAAAACTTTCTCGAacaggaaaatatttcttttcttcCGTTATACTTTCTTGTTTTAGTTATTTCATATGAGAATTGATTGTATAGCATCTTGCTTATTAAGCTTGCTCTATTACATTGGAAAGATTTGTCATAATTTTCTAGAGCTAAATCTAGGTAGTTTTCCTTTATGCCGTGAACCCAATTTAAGCCTAAAATGACTGACTAAAGGTTAATGACTGGTAAATCCTATCTCGATAATAACAAAGTTTTCATACTTAGTATCAGTATTCTCTTATTTATCTATCATTTATTAAAGCGTCTTTCTTAATCATCTAAGTAAATACTTATTACAGGAATTGCTATTCACATATTTGTTCGACCAGTTTTCATTCATCATTTGTTTTACTATACACACCTTTCAACAGAAACCGTACACcgatataaataaagataaattcaTAAACTTCCATGAAAATtcaccaaaaataaattgattgccCTAGGAACGGCCTGAATGGGTACCACTGCGTCCGCCGAGCCATTTGCGAAATGGAAACGATCCCTGAACCTCACAAAATATACCACAAACTTTTAAAAATGGTATTCAGGTAATATAAAAtgacatttttaatgaaattatggTCTTAGCTGACGCTCGTTGAAACGCTCAAATGAAATTACGAGCAAATTTCACGCCAAAATGGACATTCGTTCGGAAATTACAACGTGGCCCTGTTGAAACAAAAGTTTAAGGTTCACTTGAAACATTATTTCTGGAAATTAGATTTCGAATCTCAAGTTTTTGTTATTGGTTTGATTTCATTTTGATGTTATTATAAACGTGATTTTGTCTACTCGTTATCATTCTATGTTTATATAcgttatatagatagatatagtgGAAGGGGATGATCAAAGCAATGATAGATGGATTGTGTAAAAGTCAatgacttttaatttttattggttatcagtTTAATTTTTTCTGACCCCTAAATCTTccacttttttattatatcagGTCTCACACTTAGCGAGTGTacctaaaatacttttaattgcatttaataATTTACGTATATTTTCAGGCGACAATCAGCGGCTACAGACAGATGGCACCACAAAACTGCTGAAGATTGTGAAGTTTCAATAGCAACATGCCCGTTTTCATTCCTCGACGTATCTCTTTATACAGATATTTGAAAGTTTGTAAAAACTTAgatataatttttgttataatgaaaccatattttttatttgcatcaAACAATATATAGAGCAGGGGTTAAAAAATGGTTTAGAGCTAAGTACAATCATGGTCACTGTAGGCCACAgcaaaataaaagtattctTACATCTAAGATGATTTGAATaatcacaaaatatataaaaatccaTTACATAGACCTATTTATGTGTATATTTGCATGTGTATGcatgcaagtaaataaatagccaTATTGATTACTGAAACTACCAAACTTAGATTAGTGGTTACTTTTGTATATACCTAATGTTTTTTATGCAAAGATAAGTTGTGATCCCTGAATGATCCCCATGAAACCTTTGTGGGGTTTCCGAAACTTATCGATACATTAAAAACCACCCAAACATTGGCCCCAAAAAACATCTCACAACTCAAAACAGCGTGACATGTACATCAAAATTCCATACAAACCAACGGAGGCCCAAACAAGAAAAAAGGCCGCCTACCCACCTAATGACGTCATATAATAATATGGCGCTAACAAGCTCCACCCGGATGCCTGCCCGTGGTAATatacagtttttaattaaattattcgcTCGGAATTCTAGTTTAGTTACACTagaggttttatgtaaaaaactaACTGGGATTTTTCTACGTATACTGAGGAAAAGTTAGCTATGGTCCTCTAGTTAGGGTTTGAGCTGTTTCTCTGCCTAATTCTGTCATTAAATCTGTTCTGACGcatttttagttttaaggtCGCAGAAGCATGAAAAATCCAGCCATACTCCACATTTTTCAAATTCCAcaattacctaaatatttttattgaaataccaTGAAGTGCTTTTAATATCGTGTCTTAATTTGAAATCGTCATCGATTTAGAAACGTAATTTATGTCATAAGGAAAATCTTTGGTTAGtagattttttacaaattacCCCTTTATTACACACCCACGGATATTATAAGGAAATCTtgccaattataaaaaaaaaatcctccaaaacaaattaatattttttcctcctTCTTGAccatagaaaataaaaagctttattgGCACCGCTATACGCAAATATAAACGTATTTTTGTCTTTATCGGATACTTGAAACATCCTACCAACATCTTTAGCTACACTTTGAACTGAAACTGGACTAATGAAAGCTCGGTGCGTGGTAAGCACAAAATAAATCTAGTTAGGTACCATTGGACCAGCCAATAAATTCTGGAGGCGTCTAAATCGGCTGCTATTGAGCTGATCGTCCTATGGGACATAGGGGAGACAACTATTTTAAGTCGAATAAAATATTAGCAAGTATTTGTCGCATCCTTATAGAGAGGGTgagacttttttattaaaaataaactgtgaaGGAAGAGATATAaatgaaacaacaaaaataagaaaaaaatgcaaatattgtgAGTTATATACCTTTGTTATTGTGTTCTTTAAAGTTAAGACAATCCTGTTTCTGCTTATTTATGTTGTCGCTATAGTACCAACAAACTATTGAGCATTACAAGTTACTAttagaaaaactaaaactaaatgaCTTACACAAAAGTCTTTCAAATAGACCAAAGTATCAAAAACCCAAAACCGAATTAATGATCCTAAATGCGACAACATAACCCAAACAGAACTCAAACCATCACAATCGAGAACCAATAGTTGACAAGCCACTAAGtcaatgtaaatattgtaaggAAAAGATCGTCTTTACGTGACCAGTAGCATATATGAGATTTACTTAATTTGTCGCAAGGAGCGGTCCGGGCAAACAGCCGGGCTTTGCTCAAGACACTTTATAACCAGGACTGCACGGGATTACTCGTCCCGACATTTCTTTTGAGCCACATTTTCAGTCTTTTGGACCGCGGTTTCGAGATAGTAAATGGCTAGTTTAAAGATTGGGGCTTTGAGCCCTGTTTTAGAGGTTGAGCTTTGTGCATTTGTTGGGTACGTGGTGGATGAATTGTAACAATTTTGAAGGGAGTATACTGATGAAAAATGGGGACCATGTTTCTTATCCACTTTGTGTTATGACATTCTTTGCTCTAAGAGTAATTATGTCTATTCAACATATTTACTGGGTACTGATGTCATGTAGAGAATGACATACTTATGCAcctaaataatttgattatatACTTTAATTTCTTTTGGTTATTCCGATAAATAAGTAGGtcacaatacaatatactatgtCTTTGTTGCACAACTTTGTCTTTTTCTTTATAACCATTTGTTAGAAGCACCGTTTTCTTTATCATTCGTCTCTCAATATGCTGAACATCTCCATGAGGCCCTGACCCTCAGGGCAGCCGGAGTAGATAGAAGCACAGTTGAACATCTGCCTCCCAGCCGTGGCCGCATCATAGTAGGAACCCATCAGGTATAGTAAATCATCGTCTTTCTCATCAAAAGGGGTCTTGCCGTAGTCTGGCCTGGAATTTATAAACgatacaatattatatatttataattatacagTATTAAATAGGTAAATTCGGTGCAGCTGTTTACTACAAGATAAGTTATGTAATGTAGCCACTTCTAAGTTTAATTACCTTTACTAATcttatgaatgcgaaagtaagtaagttttcacgccaaaactactgaaccgatttaaatgtttggtacacagagtctagagcctgagaaaggacacagGATTTTATCAGGCTATGGAAAGTATT encodes:
- the LOC126055814 gene encoding uncharacterized protein LOC126055814 is translated as MKNFVPLVLICYISLVAFILIDVGEANDTKAVLHRNRRYLSFLNMTRFYLKFNFKANIIPWNQLFAQAIGFRINWDAPPTTFRSFHRIYRRDIYDFVESLLDKNGLDGYHCLRRAICEMQMISEPNVIYHKLLKIVFRKMSPATERWHNITESDCSTSINTCPLSLLEVSPYTDLV
- the LOC126055815 gene encoding uncharacterized protein LOC126055815; this encodes MHKYMQVCVICYVCFVVFILIDVGNANDTTIQRHRRYLSFKNMSHFFLRFNFKVNIVPWNQIFAQALGFRMNWDDPPDTFHPYRNHFIHRRSLYSHAETLLDKNGLNGYHCVRRAICEMETIPEPHKIYHKLLKMVFRRQSAATDRWHHKTAEDCEVSIATCPFSFLDVSLYTDI